In Dolichospermum flos-aquae CCAP 1403/13F, the following proteins share a genomic window:
- the cas7d gene encoding type I-D CRISPR-associated protein Cas7/Csc2: MTLLKTVDAKLFQSEIPYKPMGKYVHFLTVRVTESYPLFQTDSELNKARVRAGVKDKNTISRLSMFKRKQSTPERLVGRELLRKYEFMKAEECEYNVSFAMDNPDCIIYGFAIGDSGSEKSKVVVDTAFSITAFDESHETFTLNAPFENGTMASKGESGSKPGEVTSRINQQDHIRPQVFFPSIVTLKDPTEASFLYVFNNILRTRHYGAQTTRTGRVRNELIGVIFADGEITSNLRWTQAIYDEMKANNTLKSPDPLDEDDVIAAAKSAIENLMNDEFIVHTDFIGDAFIPLINEVKNLTNNEVGIKSLLQQANDEAKAYAKKHIKGKSEEAKTAKSKAGKNAKAE; the protein is encoded by the coding sequence ATGACACTCTTAAAAACCGTTGACGCTAAATTATTTCAATCAGAAATTCCCTATAAACCAATGGGAAAATATGTTCACTTTCTCACCGTTCGTGTTACCGAATCTTATCCATTATTTCAAACAGATAGCGAACTAAATAAAGCACGGGTAAGGGCTGGAGTTAAAGATAAAAACACCATTAGCCGTCTTTCAATGTTCAAGCGTAAACAGTCAACACCAGAAAGATTAGTCGGTCGGGAATTATTGCGAAAATATGAATTTATGAAAGCAGAAGAATGTGAATATAACGTATCTTTTGCAATGGATAATCCTGATTGTATAATTTACGGTTTTGCTATTGGTGATTCTGGTTCAGAAAAATCAAAAGTTGTTGTAGATACGGCATTTTCAATTACAGCTTTTGATGAATCTCATGAAACATTTACTCTCAATGCTCCTTTTGAAAATGGTACAATGGCTTCTAAAGGAGAAAGTGGTTCTAAACCTGGTGAAGTTACTAGCAGAATTAACCAACAAGATCACATTAGACCACAAGTATTTTTCCCCAGTATTGTCACTTTAAAAGACCCCACAGAAGCTAGTTTTCTTTATGTTTTTAATAACATCCTCAGAACTCGTCACTATGGCGCACAAACAACTCGTACAGGTCGCGTGAGAAATGAGTTAATTGGGGTTATATTTGCTGATGGAGAAATTACCAGTAATCTGCGGTGGACTCAAGCAATATATGACGAAATGAAAGCAAATAATACTCTCAAATCACCAGATCCTTTAGATGAAGATGATGTAATTGCTGCTGCTAAAAGTGCAATTGAGAATTTAATGAATGATGAATTTATTGTGCATACAGATTTTATTGGTGATGCTTTTATACCTCTAATTAACGAAGTTAAAAACCTCACAAATAATGAAGTAGGAATTAAATCACTTTTACAACAAGCTAATGATGAAGCCAAGGCTTATGCTAAAAAGCATATTAAAGGTAAGTCTGAAGAAGCAAAAACCG
- the hepT gene encoding type VII toxin-antitoxin system HepT family RNase toxin has product MNQIKLITKYYQTLEKLGLISLDDFLADYSQQLLAERLLHLITQTAIDINHHILSKLNPGNHTTNFDSFIELAQYEVITPELAQELTPSTGLIKHLVYEYYDIDPNQVFMAMRFALKQYPLYVRQLNSYLIFLE; this is encoded by the coding sequence GTGAATCAAATAAAGTTAATAACCAAATATTACCAGACATTAGAAAAACTTGGTTTGATTAGTCTTGATGATTTCTTAGCTGATTATTCTCAACAACTTCTTGCAGAAAGACTTTTACACCTAATAACTCAAACCGCAATAGATATTAATCATCACATCTTATCAAAACTAAATCCTGGAAATCATACTACTAACTTTGATTCATTCATAGAGCTTGCTCAATATGAAGTCATCACACCAGAATTAGCACAAGAATTAACACCATCAACAGGACTAATAAAACACCTCGTTTATGAATATTATGATATAGATCCAAATCAAGTTTTTATGGCAATGCGTTTTGCTTTAAAGCAATATCCACTTTATGTCAGACAACTTAACTCTTACTTAATTTTCTTGGAATAA
- the cas10d gene encoding type I-D CRISPR-associated protein Cas10d/Csc3, translating to MAKKSKKLNDHQQLSLLEVEITDDSNPELSDDDWMSGDDSDFEYTSNLKVETKSAAILTLKLLQNAIKSENHDDLIMQEFSDYVLPNLLRVAVGVTAKGGKFFDYLDKKKQEEIENYHQNNLGRNQKLKEPKKIDRRNAGDQSLNTHLLNGLLPANLIERRLKKLDTTARRVIQEQERRLLIAGFILHDFEKFDYRLFLKMPDKYKAIYQDREQDIRKLSVNEHREIIDVMVCELGLDKFVSPDEPDAWLEYRDDLLFIAYNAQRRNDTNLNLSEYGLHPLIDDNILICLADLTCLADLLSSIIKHPQDAENQTLNGILHSLSDGKLKFTYHHIAENRGVLTNVVNNAVIEAHTNLNTDENRYYQPLLYLPTGVIYLALRDAPLISPEILPDMVVNKIKSLCSGQLKLRQTGFGRDGKGMKYAEYYNLFFDSSGLMQVALDATLRILNSGKTSVAKSRSENLVKFQKQNVLSADYDFQFDDDIRIDQIAEFGDLITRKIWEETVERIEIERKKDKKLPEVPNFDLTHKVAEFWNLTEYLPQVREIQRINESLKEQKLKGNTGGVPYEWYYLAAKYLEKYPGIEDVRENCQQVIYYLTDLISPILAQYQLPDGWDDLRLWVSRVIMLPNTNKSTSVKTEVDNFINELSNYNAAKKSGRGKQLICSISHSAYTVTEQMESAVLFTPQVYTNKQMLGGSNAKRNISSIASVEMMLRQILMNQTQAVGKRFEDGKYRYLYFYPTYYFTPETNKFLQKAYMNIAQTRFDTSIRNHFISKDLQVDLTKENYQCVDSFLIDENLDSEKDRTFKLSYPEDQPLTFYFMALPPGRDSTDTESWVMPSWLAFAFPMILDVKTVVSESPIPPFNDGAEFEETVFLDSAPHAFRTIVKRDRFRLDYILEGWEESGIQYPAPLNVLTAAYAIHLDVNAKQGKTGYDANWGKFTELAKDFETSPLHVFAYLNKWVRNQKLETARIEKIKLYTYHFYPCFDPYVKFDSTQEKLIVEERSTLNHPKNLTELYRRFYRANKRFNPKANAVLKPIDIAADIILKADLCMFGGEVLTSTVAAEVFKLMDRVHSSTAEGRWIMSKREEERQAVLEFARYFVEDVFEECFKGDRARLAGRQLNLIRDTCEFLYRLADDEERKARPQDEPDEITEIETEEN from the coding sequence ATGGCTAAAAAAAGTAAAAAATTAAATGATCATCAACAATTATCACTTTTAGAAGTAGAAATAACTGATGATTCAAACCCTGAATTATCAGATGATGATTGGATGTCTGGGGATGATTCTGATTTTGAATATACATCTAATCTAAAAGTTGAAACAAAATCAGCAGCAATACTCACACTCAAGTTACTGCAAAATGCAATTAAATCAGAAAATCATGATGATTTAATCATGCAAGAATTTAGTGATTACGTTTTACCTAATCTTTTACGGGTAGCGGTTGGAGTCACAGCCAAAGGTGGTAAATTTTTTGATTACCTCGATAAAAAGAAACAAGAAGAAATAGAAAATTATCATCAAAACAATTTAGGAAGAAATCAAAAATTAAAAGAACCGAAAAAAATTGATCGTAGAAATGCAGGTGATCAATCCCTAAATACTCATTTACTCAATGGGTTACTACCAGCTAATTTAATAGAACGTCGTCTAAAGAAACTTGATACAACTGCAAGAAGAGTTATTCAAGAACAAGAAAGGCGACTATTAATTGCTGGGTTTATTCTCCATGATTTTGAAAAATTTGATTATCGGCTATTTCTGAAAATGCCAGATAAATATAAAGCAATTTATCAAGATAGAGAACAAGACATTCGTAAATTATCTGTAAATGAACATCGGGAAATTATAGATGTGATGGTTTGTGAATTAGGACTTGATAAATTTGTCAGTCCTGATGAACCAGACGCATGGCTAGAATATCGAGATGATTTGTTATTTATTGCCTATAATGCCCAGCGTCGGAATGATACAAATCTCAATCTTTCTGAGTATGGTTTACACCCATTAATTGATGATAATATCCTGATATGTCTTGCTGATTTAACTTGTTTAGCTGATTTACTTTCCTCGATTATCAAACATCCTCAAGATGCGGAAAATCAGACATTAAATGGAATTCTTCACAGTCTCAGTGATGGTAAATTGAAATTCACCTATCATCACATTGCCGAAAATAGAGGTGTTTTAACCAACGTTGTTAATAATGCAGTAATTGAAGCTCACACTAACTTAAATACTGACGAAAATAGATATTATCAACCTTTGTTATATCTACCCACAGGGGTAATTTATCTAGCGTTGCGTGATGCTCCTCTTATTTCACCAGAAATTTTACCAGACATGGTAGTTAATAAGATTAAATCCCTTTGTTCTGGTCAATTAAAACTCAGACAAACGGGATTTGGGAGAGATGGAAAAGGCATGAAATATGCTGAATATTACAACCTCTTTTTTGATTCTTCCGGTTTAATGCAAGTTGCGTTAGATGCTACCTTACGCATTCTCAATTCTGGTAAAACTTCTGTTGCTAAAAGTCGCAGTGAGAATTTAGTTAAGTTCCAAAAACAAAATGTTTTATCTGCTGACTATGATTTTCAATTTGATGATGATATTCGCATTGATCAAATTGCCGAATTTGGTGATTTAATTACTCGCAAAATTTGGGAAGAAACCGTTGAAAGAATTGAAATAGAGAGAAAGAAAGATAAAAAGTTACCAGAAGTCCCGAATTTTGATTTAACTCACAAAGTTGCAGAGTTTTGGAACTTAACAGAATATTTACCGCAAGTTCGAGAAATTCAACGCATTAATGAAAGTTTAAAAGAACAAAAATTAAAGGGTAATACGGGAGGTGTACCTTATGAATGGTATTATCTAGCGGCTAAATATTTGGAAAAATATCCCGGTATTGAAGATGTCCGCGAAAACTGTCAACAGGTAATTTATTACTTAACAGATTTAATTTCCCCAATTCTGGCACAGTATCAATTACCTGATGGTTGGGATGATTTAAGGTTGTGGGTATCAAGAGTTATCATGTTACCTAATACTAATAAATCAACATCTGTCAAAACTGAAGTTGATAATTTCATCAATGAGTTGAGTAATTATAATGCTGCCAAAAAATCAGGCAGAGGTAAACAATTAATTTGCTCAATTTCTCATTCTGCATATACTGTCACTGAACAGATGGAGTCAGCAGTTTTATTTACACCTCAAGTTTATACAAATAAACAAATGTTAGGAGGTTCTAACGCTAAACGGAATATTTCTAGTATTGCTAGTGTAGAAATGATGTTGAGACAAATATTAATGAATCAAACTCAAGCAGTCGGTAAAAGATTTGAAGATGGTAAATATCGCTATCTCTACTTTTATCCAACTTATTATTTCACCCCAGAAACTAATAAGTTTTTACAAAAAGCTTACATGAACATTGCTCAAACTCGTTTTGATACTAGCATCCGTAATCATTTCATTAGTAAAGATTTACAGGTTGATTTAACCAAAGAAAATTATCAATGTGTGGATAGTTTCTTAATTGATGAAAATTTAGATAGTGAAAAAGATCGCACTTTTAAACTTTCCTATCCAGAAGATCAACCTTTAACTTTTTATTTCATGGCTTTACCTCCTGGAAGGGATAGCACTGATACAGAATCTTGGGTAATGCCGAGTTGGTTAGCGTTCGCTTTTCCGATGATTTTAGATGTGAAAACTGTGGTTTCTGAGTCTCCTATTCCCCCATTTAATGATGGTGCAGAATTTGAAGAAACGGTATTTCTGGATAGTGCGCCTCATGCTTTTCGGACTATAGTAAAAAGAGATAGATTCAGACTTGATTATATTCTTGAAGGTTGGGAAGAGTCTGGTATTCAATATCCTGCACCTTTAAATGTTTTAACTGCTGCTTATGCTATCCATTTAGATGTTAATGCAAAGCAAGGTAAGACTGGCTATGATGCTAATTGGGGTAAATTTACAGAATTAGCCAAGGATTTTGAAACCAGTCCACTTCATGTCTTTGCTTATCTGAATAAATGGGTGCGTAATCAAAAACTTGAAACGGCAAGGATTGAAAAAATCAAACTTTACACCTATCATTTTTACCCTTGTTTTGACCCTTATGTAAAATTTGATTCTACTCAGGAGAAATTAATTGTGGAAGAAAGATCAACCTTGAATCATCCTAAAAATTTAACGGAACTTTATCGCCGTTTTTATCGAGCTAATAAAAGGTTTAATCCTAAAGCTAATGCTGTTTTAAAACCCATTGATATTGCTGCGGATATTATTCTCAAAGCAGATTTATGTATGTTTGGTGGAGAAGTTTTAACTTCAACTGTAGCGGCAGAGGTTTTTAAACTCATGGATCGGGTACATTCTTCTACTGCTGAAGGACGTTGGATTATGAGTAAAAGGGAGGAAGAAAGACAAGCTGTTTTAGAGTTTGCAAGGTATTTTGTAGAGGATGTTTTTGAGGAGTGTTTTAAAGGCGATCGCGCACGTTTAGCAGGTCGTCAATTAAACCTCATTCGTGATACCTGTGAATTTCTTTATCGTTTAGCAGATGATGAAGAACGTAAAGCACGTCCCCAAGATGAACCTGATGAAATTACCGAGATTGAAACTGAGGAAAACTAG